CCAAGCCCTGTTCCCGTCGTCGATCCGTGGCTAGGCTGCTGGCGACCGTGCAGCAGCAGGAGGAGGTGGTCCCCGTGAACGAAGCGACGTGGGTGCTCTCCTCCGGAGTCACGGTCGGGCGATAGGTCGTCCCGGGAGCGCCGTCAGGTGCACTCCCGAAAGGCACGACCATGCACTTCCACTCCGAACGCCGCCTCGACGGCGATGTCCTCGAACGCCACTTCACCCTCGGCGAGATCCCCGGCATCCTCTGGACGCCCGGATCCACGCCGGCACCGTTGATCCTCGCCGGCCATCCCGGCGGGCTGGACGGCATGTACCCACGGCTGCTCGGCCGGGCCGCCCACGCGGCGCAGCACGGGTTCGCCTCCCTGTCCATCGAGCTGCCCGGCGGCGGTGTCCGGCCCCGGGTGCCGGAGCTCGAGCGAGCCCGCGTCGACCTGCGTGCGGCGCTCGCCGCCGGGGAGCCCGTCGACGACATCGTCGATGCCCTCGTCCTGCCGCTCGTGGAGTTGGCGGTCCCGGAGTGGCAGGCGGCGCTGGACGCCACCCTGTCCCTGCCCGAGATCGACGGCGGGCCGGTCGGCCTCTCCGGGGGAGTGATCGCCATCGGCATCCGCCTCGCGGTGGTCGAGCCTCGCATCGCGGCCGCCCTGCTGTTCGCCGGCAGCTACGTGCCCCGCTCGATGTTCGAGGAGGCCCGGCGGGTCACCATCCCGCTGCACGTCCTGCTGCAGTGGGACGACTCGGGCAACGACCGCCAGCTGGCGCTGGACCTCTTCGACGCGTTCGGCTCGGCCGAGAAGACGCTGCACGCCAACCTGGGCGGGCACACCGGGGTGCCCGCGTTCGAGGCGGATGCCTCCATCGGGTTCTTCCTCCGCCACCTGGCGCGCCGCGATCAGGAGCCGAAGTAGCGGCCGGCCATGTGGATCGCGCCGTCGCCGTCGGGAACCGTGCGCGAGGTGCAGGCTCCGGACGCGGCGTCGCACGTCGTGACCTTCGTGCCGTCGACGCGCATCAGTCGCCCGTCCGGGGTCCAGCCGTACGTGTGCGAGTGCCCCGGCAGGGTGATGCGGCGTCCGGTGGCCACGTCGGTGACGTGGACGACGGGGTCCGTGACCACGTCGCCCCCGATCCCGCGGTAGACCTCGGTGACGCGGCCCTGGCCGTCGACGCCGACCGTGGTGTTGGTGGTCTGCACGAAGCGCCCGTCGGGGGAGAGGTCGTTGCTGGCCCACGGGTGCTCCCCGGACTCGTCGGTCACGGCGAGGTCGGACGTCGTGCGGAGCGCCGTCGAGTCGCCGAGCTCGTAGGTCACGCCGGCCCTCTCGCCGCCGAGGGCCCGCCCTCCACCGGTGGACGGGAGCTGACCCTGCGGCACGTCGGCCACGCGCTCGCCGGTGCGCCAGTCGATGACGCGCTGGGCGTCGTCGACGCCCAGGACCACGAAGTCGCCGGTGAGGCCGATCGGGGGCACGTCCCAGCCGGCCCAGGAGTAGGGCGCGTCGAACTCGTGGGTCGCCAGCTCGCGGCCGGTGGACGCCTCCACCACGTGGATCCGGTAGCCGCCGCCCTCCTTCGTCAGGTAGGCGAGCCGGTCCGCCTGCGCATCGGTGCCGGGCACGACCTTGCCCGGAAGGTCCAGCTCACGCACCGACCCGTCGGTGCCGACGTAGACGTACTCGCGCCGCGCATCGCCTGCGTCGTCGTCGCTCACGCCTGCGACGACGCCCTCGGCCGTGTAGTACATGAGCTGGATCGTGGCGCCGAGCTCGACGGCGTAGTCGGGGTCGCTGAACCACAGCATGTCGCCGCGCGAGAACGCCCCACCCGTGCGGTAGGCGGCCGAGACGAGATCGACGTCGCTCGCGGTGATGCTGGTGCTGACCTCGAGTCGGGGCGCCGCGCCGCGGTCGGATCCGAGGACGACGGCGGTGCCGACGACCGCGGCGACGGCCAGGGTCGCGATGCTCCGGCCGGCGGCACGGCGCCGGCGCACGCGTCGGCCTCGGCGCATCACGGCATCGAGGTCCAGCTCGGGGACCGGCTCGGCCTGGGCGTGGTGGCGGAGCTGCTCGATCACATCAGTCATGGTGGCTGCCTTCGGGGAGGAGGTGGGAGTGCGAACGCAGGGCCGCGAGCGCGGCCGAGGTCTGGCTCTTGACGGTGCCGGTGCTGACGTTCAGCAGGTCGGCCGTCTCCTGCACGGACAGGTCGTCGAGGAACCTCAGTGCGACGACCGACCGCTGGCCGAGCGGCAGGGTCCGCAGGATGTCGGCGAGGGAGATCCGGTCGACGAGCGCGGCCGCATGGTCGCCGCTGGGTGCTCCCTCGTCGGTGAGGTCCGTCGCGCTCTCATGCGTCCACGACCGCTTGCGGAACCAGTCGCGGGCCACGTTCACCATGACGCGGCGCGTGTAGGCGTGGGCCTTCTCGGGCTCGCGGAGCCGGGGCCACGCGACGTAGGTCTTCACCAGTGCGGACTGGACGAGGTCCTCCGCGAGCTGGCGGTCGCCCACGATCACCACCGCCGTGCGGTAGAGCTGGGGCCAGACGGATCGGGCGAACTCGCCGTACTCCGCCTCGGTGGTCTGCCGCACGCTTGCTCCCTGTCGTGAAAGACGCTGTCACAACCTAGACGGGACGGGCCTGCGGATCGGTTGGCTCGCGGCGAACCCGATCTCCGCGCTGGGAGGCCGGCGGCCGCGGGGTGACGGTCGTCCCGCCCCATTCCTCGGGGTCGACGTCGCGCAAGGTCTGGTTGAGGACCCACTGGTGCCCGAAGGGGTCCTCGATGGCCGCCTGGCGCTCGCCGTACTCCCAGTCGTGCACCTCGTCGACCAGGTGCGCGCCCCGAGCCAGTGCCGCATCGACCACGTCGACGACGTCGGCGACCTTCAGCATCACCTGGTGCGAGGTCTGCGG
This genomic interval from Aeromicrobium choanae contains the following:
- a CDS encoding dienelactone hydrolase family protein, which encodes MHFHSERRLDGDVLERHFTLGEIPGILWTPGSTPAPLILAGHPGGLDGMYPRLLGRAAHAAQHGFASLSIELPGGGVRPRVPELERARVDLRAALAAGEPVDDIVDALVLPLVELAVPEWQAALDATLSLPEIDGGPVGLSGGVIAIGIRLAVVEPRIAAALLFAGSYVPRSMFEEARRVTIPLHVLLQWDDSGNDRQLALDLFDAFGSAEKTLHANLGGHTGVPAFEADASIGFFLRHLARRDQEPK
- a CDS encoding SigE family RNA polymerase sigma factor encodes the protein MRQTTEAEYGEFARSVWPQLYRTAVVIVGDRQLAEDLVQSALVKTYVAWPRLREPEKAHAYTRRVMVNVARDWFRKRSWTHESATDLTDEGAPSGDHAAALVDRISLADILRTLPLGQRSVVALRFLDDLSVQETADLLNVSTGTVKSQTSAALAALRSHSHLLPEGSHHD
- a CDS encoding VOC family protein, translated to MLTNRSAPHARVTPVLIVADVRAAVTWYGEVLGFVEHVRIGEGHRAQLGLPDGPAAELVVAEVRPGRRTPLPQTSHQVMLKVADVVDVVDAALARGAHLVDEVHDWEYGERQAAIEDPFGHQWVLNQTLRDVDPEEWGGTTVTPRPPASQRGDRVRREPTDPQARPV